From Euzebya sp., a single genomic window includes:
- a CDS encoding metal-sulfur cluster assembly factor, whose translation MSALAPAEPVPSSGRTAVTVRGEWRSTVDRDAVWAALCTVEDPELPVTVTDLGLVRVLAAEGGEVTVGMTWTSLACPCTEMMRDDIRDRVGAVPGVESVVVDDRLEPWSRDDVTPEGRELLRAVAVI comes from the coding sequence GTGAGCGCCCTCGCCCCGGCCGAGCCCGTCCCCTCCTCCGGCAGGACCGCGGTGACCGTCCGCGGCGAGTGGCGCTCGACGGTCGACCGCGACGCGGTGTGGGCGGCGCTGTGCACCGTCGAGGACCCCGAGCTGCCCGTGACGGTGACCGACCTCGGCCTCGTCCGGGTCCTCGCGGCCGAGGGCGGCGAGGTCACCGTCGGCATGACCTGGACATCGCTCGCCTGCCCCTGCACCGAGATGATGCGCGATGACATCCGGGATCGCGTCGGCGCGGTGCCCGGCGTCGAGTCGGTGGTCGTCGACGACCGCCTCGAGCCCTGGTCGCGCGACGACGTGACCCCCGAGGGGCGCGAGCTCCTGCGCGCCGTGGCGGTGATCTGA